A genome region from Nitrosopumilus oxyclinae includes the following:
- a CDS encoding DUF72 domain-containing protein encodes MNIKIGCTGWSYQGWSGIFYPKNLKSSEWLKYYSQLFEITEINSTFYRIPAQEIVRRWNADTPRHFRFTAKFPSIITHEKRLERVNSEVFSFLASLSPIHEKISALVLQLPPSLTFEEARPRLEELFELLPDDFLYPIEGRHESWFSDDAIAYLKQHKHCLVWNEVAGVNNPMPITSDYLYVRLIGDRSIPDSEFGKVVKNKDKLISNWAKKLQDIKDIPNAMIMTNNHFEGFGPHTANSLRMQLGMRELIWEEKKQKTLGSF; translated from the coding sequence ATGAATATCAAAATTGGATGTACAGGGTGGAGTTATCAAGGATGGTCAGGCATATTTTATCCTAAAAATCTAAAAAGTTCAGAATGGCTCAAATACTATTCTCAACTTTTTGAGATCACAGAAATTAATTCAACATTTTACAGAATTCCTGCACAAGAAATTGTCAGGCGTTGGAATGCTGATACCCCCAGACATTTTAGATTTACAGCGAAATTTCCATCAATTATTACGCATGAAAAGAGACTTGAAAGAGTAAATTCAGAGGTTTTTTCATTTTTGGCATCACTTTCTCCAATTCATGAAAAAATTTCAGCACTAGTTTTGCAGCTCCCCCCATCATTAACATTTGAAGAAGCAAGACCAAGACTAGAAGAATTATTTGAACTGCTTCCTGATGATTTTCTATACCCTATAGAAGGCAGACATGAATCGTGGTTTTCTGATGATGCAATTGCATATCTTAAACAACATAAACATTGTCTTGTATGGAACGAAGTTGCAGGAGTGAATAACCCAATGCCAATAACATCAGACTATCTTTACGTTAGATTAATTGGAGACAGATCCATCCCAGATTCTGAATTTGGAAAAGTTGTAAAAAATAAAGATAAATTGATTTCAAATTGGGCAAAAAAACTTCAAGACATCAAAGATATTCCAAACGCAATGATAATGACAAATAATCACTTTGAAGGGTTTGGTCCACACACTGCAAATTCATTGAGGATGCAATTGGGAATGCGTGAATTAATTTGGGAAGAAAAGAAACAAAAAACATTAGGTAGTTTTTAA
- a CDS encoding sensor histidine kinase, translating to MQWQYSQEIKAISEYHKIMSIPSITVLQQIKTNFQEMHMTNMMIINENGLEDTKKIEEKYQKSKNELNEKIDDYFAIAYKQNPNGEYLASAETQEQILDCVSLIRQSVEDHDKIFTQFQNNQISSTEIIPLIEKAEIDFHNVIDKNSRMEISTMEQVQSNVNKIEENMKNVFLGSSVAAIITAIIIIMFTSRFISKPISELIEITKEISMGNFNKKEIKSINSDVNEISISLNNMSEELEKYKSKIIMQEKLSSIGELASRLAHDIKNPLTVIKVSLDLIKSTNKNLSTEDIEKFERIEDAMYRITHQIDNVLDFIKGKPMEFVNHKIKEILDSVINDLPKSNKISMEIVSEDSEIECDFEAMKVVLINLVINSMHAIEDEGKIKINSKVRGDKVIIQIEDSGPGIPKEKLEKIFEPLYTTKQEGTGLGLASCKSIIEQHNGKISVKNNPTRFIIELPKKINQSKK from the coding sequence ATGCAGTGGCAATATTCTCAAGAAATCAAAGCTATTTCAGAGTACCATAAAATAATGAGCATTCCATCTATCACAGTACTTCAACAAATCAAGACAAACTTTCAAGAAATGCATATGACAAATATGATGATTATTAATGAAAACGGATTAGAAGACACTAAAAAAATTGAAGAAAAATATCAAAAATCAAAAAATGAGTTAAACGAGAAAATTGACGATTATTTTGCCATTGCCTATAAACAAAATCCAAATGGAGAATATCTTGCATCAGCTGAAACTCAAGAACAAATTCTAGATTGTGTATCATTGATAAGACAATCAGTAGAAGATCATGATAAAATATTTACACAATTTCAAAATAATCAAATTAGTAGTACTGAAATTATACCACTAATAGAAAAAGCAGAAATAGATTTTCATAATGTTATTGACAAAAACTCTAGAATGGAGATAAGTACAATGGAGCAAGTTCAAAGTAATGTAAATAAAATTGAAGAAAATATGAAAAATGTATTTCTAGGTTCATCAGTTGCTGCAATCATCACTGCAATCATAATAATTATGTTCACATCTAGATTTATTTCAAAACCAATTTCTGAATTAATTGAAATAACTAAAGAAATTTCAATGGGGAATTTTAACAAAAAAGAAATTAAATCAATAAATTCAGATGTAAATGAAATATCTATTTCCTTAAATAATATGTCAGAAGAACTTGAAAAATATAAATCAAAAATCATAATGCAAGAAAAGTTATCATCAATTGGTGAGCTTGCATCTCGTCTTGCACATGACATAAAGAATCCACTAACTGTAATCAAAGTATCTTTAGATTTAATAAAATCAACTAACAAAAATTTGTCTACTGAAGATATTGAAAAATTTGAAAGGATAGAGGATGCAATGTATAGAATTACACATCAAATTGACAACGTACTTGATTTTATCAAAGGAAAACCAATGGAATTTGTTAATCACAAAATTAAAGAAATATTAGATTCTGTAATTAATGATCTACCCAAATCAAATAAAATTAGTATGGAGATTGTTTCTGAAGATTCAGAAATAGAATGTGATTTTGAAGCAATGAAAGTTGTATTAATTAATTTAGTAATTAATTCAATGCATGCAATAGAAGATGAAGGGAAGATTAAAATTAATTCCAAAGTCAGAGGAGATAAAGTAATTATTCAGATTGAAGATAGTGGTCCTGGAATTCCAAAAGAAAAACTAGAAAAAATCTTTGAGCCACTATACACTACAAAACAAGAAGGAACAGGATTGGGTCTTGCTAGTTGCAAGTCAATCATAGAACAACATAACGGAAAAATATCTGTGAAAAATAACCCAACTCGATTCATCATTGAATTACCAAAAAAGATTAATCAATCAAAAAAATAA
- a CDS encoding uracil-DNA glycosylase, with protein sequence MKTLQSLNKKIANCKKCPRLSQYIRDVAKNKVRRFKEEKYYGKPLSGFGDVNAKLLIVGLAPAAHGGNRTGRMFTGDSSGDWLFKVMHKHGFASIPTSQTADDGLILHNAYITAAVRCAPPQNKPTREEMNTCFNYLEQEKEILKNVTVVLCLGKIAYDATCKLYKVKPEKFGHNILFSYENFKILTSYHPSKQNTQTGRLVWSQWSAVFAKAKKLSK encoded by the coding sequence TTGAAAACATTACAATCACTAAACAAAAAAATTGCAAACTGCAAAAAATGCCCAAGGTTATCACAATACATTAGAGATGTTGCAAAAAACAAGGTAAGAAGATTCAAGGAGGAGAAATACTATGGCAAACCACTTTCCGGGTTTGGAGATGTTAATGCAAAATTACTAATCGTAGGATTGGCACCAGCCGCTCATGGAGGAAACAGAACAGGCCGCATGTTCACAGGGGATTCATCAGGGGATTGGTTATTCAAAGTAATGCATAAGCATGGATTTGCATCAATTCCAACTAGTCAAACTGCAGATGATGGATTAATTTTACACAATGCATACATTACTGCAGCAGTAAGATGTGCACCGCCACAAAACAAACCAACACGTGAAGAAATGAATACATGTTTTAATTATTTAGAACAAGAAAAAGAAATTCTAAAAAATGTTACAGTGGTTTTGTGTCTTGGAAAAATTGCATATGATGCTACCTGTAAATTATACAAAGTAAAACCAGAAAAATTTGGTCATAACATATTATTTTCTTATGAGAATTTCAAAATTCTCACATCTTATCATCCATCAAAACAAAACACACAGACAGGCAGACTAGTCTGGAGTCAATGGTCTGCAGTGTTTGCAAAAGCAAAAAAATTGTCAAAATAA
- a CDS encoding nitroreductase family protein, with protein MDTFDAIKERRSVKHYDTNHKLSDDEINKLMSLAVLSPTSFNMQNWRFVLVKDPEIRKQLRAAAWDQAQVTDSSVLIVLCADLKSWKNNPSQYWVNAPKEAQEFLVSAMGPFYEGKDQVQRDEAMRSCGIAAQTIMLAAKSMGYDSNPMIGFDPDKVAEIIKLPQDHIISMLIAVGKQTKPAMPRGGQLSLDKVVFTDKFT; from the coding sequence ATGGATACATTTGATGCCATTAAAGAACGACGTTCTGTAAAGCACTATGATACCAATCATAAACTTTCAGATGATGAAATAAACAAACTAATGTCATTAGCAGTTTTGTCTCCAACTTCATTTAACATGCAAAATTGGAGATTTGTTCTAGTAAAAGATCCTGAAATTAGAAAACAACTTCGTGCAGCAGCATGGGATCAAGCTCAAGTTACAGATTCATCCGTACTCATAGTGTTATGTGCTGATTTAAAATCATGGAAAAATAATCCAAGCCAGTATTGGGTTAATGCTCCAAAAGAAGCTCAAGAGTTTCTAGTCTCTGCAATGGGACCATTTTATGAGGGAAAAGATCAAGTACAAAGAGATGAAGCAATGCGTTCATGTGGAATTGCAGCTCAAACCATTATGCTTGCAGCAAAATCAATGGGGTATGATTCAAACCCAATGATAGGTTTTGATCCTGATAAAGTAGCAGAAATAATTAAACTTCCACAAGATCATATAATTTCAATGTTAATAGCAGTTGGAAAACAAACAAAACCTGCAATGCCACGTGGTGGACAGCTTTCTCTAGATAAAGTAGTGTTTACTGATAAATTTACATAG
- a CDS encoding ABC transporter substrate-binding protein, which produces MKSTQLLSVVFSLIMFTGVTAGNTAFAESDDIDDILEDFCEMTLDERSDIISKYELDEYAEKLAIICDIEDKDDRENSLDSVIDAIYLETDVYDETYDDFDDIIEDFEDCVEAGYPVMESYPEQCMTDDGKVFTNTDDDDSDIDDDRYEDDFDLDDLLDRYCELTTDKKRQLLADHPRLAPFTDRLANYCDLSEDEQDAIDDLIEEHGDKIRSELKDYAKDYRVDHSRDMRMVLDKYCGMTDAEKKAYVAEHDKAAEHVDKMNRFCALTDEDSRMDFIQEHKAEYMIHMKDKMSDKMHDKMTDKKHMDYDRLCAMTDSERAAEIDDSELLDRISKWCQMTPEERKEYKKDHIKDTVKDHMKDKFSHMEFDRFCKMTDSELASATFDAEFVDRASKWCDMTPDERADYKKDHMKDKMSDVAKDKIAMKLSDKSDRLKAMIMNKQDISDERRDEIKQKFIEKHGDLTDKKKSELKMKFKDHMKRMDVKISDERKSAIHDRLAEMKAFKADLRERSSDLTVEEKQELRAQFIEKAKDMQLAWINPRVQMTAGIDAAEVECREGFSLVMKASNGVAMCLKADTALKMIDRGQVVPAN; this is translated from the coding sequence ATGAAAAGTACACAACTTCTAAGCGTTGTTTTTTCGCTGATTATGTTTACTGGCGTTACTGCTGGAAACACAGCATTTGCTGAATCAGATGACATTGATGATATTCTAGAAGATTTTTGTGAGATGACACTTGATGAACGTAGCGACATCATATCAAAATATGAGCTAGATGAGTATGCAGAAAAACTTGCAATCATCTGTGATATTGAAGATAAGGATGATCGTGAAAATTCACTTGACAGCGTCATTGATGCAATATATCTAGAAACAGATGTTTACGATGAAACATATGACGACTTTGATGATATCATTGAAGATTTTGAAGACTGTGTTGAAGCTGGATATCCTGTAATGGAATCATACCCAGAACAATGCATGACCGATGACGGTAAAGTCTTTACAAATACAGACGATGATGATTCAGATATAGACGATGACAGATACGAAGATGATTTTGATCTTGATGACTTGCTTGATAGATACTGTGAGCTAACTACTGACAAAAAACGTCAATTACTTGCAGACCATCCAAGACTTGCACCATTTACTGACAGACTAGCAAACTATTGTGATTTGTCTGAAGATGAACAAGATGCAATCGATGATTTAATCGAAGAGCATGGAGACAAAATTAGATCAGAACTGAAAGATTATGCTAAAGACTATCGTGTGGATCATTCAAGAGATATGAGAATGGTGCTTGACAAATACTGTGGCATGACAGATGCTGAGAAAAAAGCATATGTTGCAGAGCATGACAAAGCAGCAGAACATGTTGATAAGATGAATCGATTTTGTGCATTAACTGATGAGGATTCCAGAATGGATTTCATTCAAGAGCACAAGGCAGAATACATGATACACATGAAAGACAAAATGTCAGATAAAATGCATGATAAGATGACTGACAAAAAACACATGGACTATGATAGACTGTGTGCAATGACAGATTCTGAACGTGCAGCAGAAATTGATGATTCTGAATTACTTGATAGGATCTCTAAATGGTGTCAAATGACCCCTGAGGAGAGAAAAGAGTACAAAAAAGATCACATCAAAGATACAGTCAAAGATCACATGAAAGATAAATTCTCTCATATGGAATTTGACCGATTCTGTAAAATGACTGATTCTGAACTAGCATCTGCTACCTTTGATGCAGAATTTGTAGATAGAGCCTCCAAATGGTGTGATATGACACCTGATGAGAGAGCAGACTACAAAAAAGATCACATGAAAGACAAAATGTCTGATGTTGCAAAAGACAAAATTGCAATGAAACTATCTGACAAATCTGATAGACTCAAAGCAATGATCATGAACAAACAAGATATTTCTGATGAGAGAAGAGATGAAATAAAACAAAAATTCATTGAGAAACATGGTGATTTGACTGACAAGAAAAAGTCTGAACTCAAAATGAAGTTCAAAGATCATATGAAACGAATGGATGTCAAAATCTCTGATGAAAGAAAATCTGCAATTCATGATAGACTAGCTGAGATGAAAGCCTTCAAGGCAGATCTCCGTGAAAGATCATCTGATTTAACCGTCGAGGAAAAACAAGAACTTAGAGCCCAATTCATTGAAAAGGCAAAAGACATGCAATTAGCATGGATTAATCCACGTGTTCAAATGACTGCTGGCATTGATGCTGCAGAAGTTGAATGTAGAGAAGGATTTAGCCTTGTGATGAAAGCATCAAACGGTGTAGCTATGTGTCTCAAAGCAGATACCGCACTTAAGATGATAGATAGAGGACAAGTAGTTCCTGCTAACTAA